One window of Hoplias malabaricus isolate fHopMal1 chromosome 16, fHopMal1.hap1, whole genome shotgun sequence genomic DNA carries:
- the map1lc3c gene encoding microtubule-associated proteins 1A/1B light chain 3C — MPPFEKNPHPKPFKQRKSFATRKNEVAGIRTKFPTKVPVIIERYHREKYLPPLDKTKFLVPQELTMTQFVTIIRNRMTLMPSQAFYLLINNTGIASMSLTMAQVYKDHKDEDGFLYMTYASQEMFGNGEVASAR; from the exons ATGCCTCCGTTCGAGAAAAACCCGCACCCAAAGCCCTTCAAACAGAGGAAAAGCTTCG CAACAAGAAAGAATGAAGTAGCTGGAATCCGGACTAAATTTCCAACCAAAGTCCCG GTCATTATTGAAAGATATCATCGGGAGAAATACCTGCCCCCTCTGGATAAAACCAAGTTCCTTGTGCCACAAGAGCTCACCATGACCCAGTTTGTTACCATTATTAG AAACAGAATGACGCTTATGCCAAGCCAAGCTTTCTACTTGCTCATCAACAACACTGGAATTGCCAGCATGTCTCTGACCATGGCTCAGGTGTACAAGGATCACAAAGATGAAGATGGATTCCTCTACATGACGTATGCCTCCCAGGAAATGTTCGGAAACGGTGAGGTGGCATCAGCTCGGTAG